The DNA sequence GGTACCGGATCAGTGGCTGTCGGGAACCTTGTCGTCGCACGGGGAGCAGTCGGAGGCGTCCACCGACCACAGTTCCTCGTCGACGGCGAAGCCGTTGCGCCGGATGATCTCGGCCGTGCGCATGACGGTGCCGTCGCGGCGGCGCTCGATCAGGGGAGCGTGGTGCTTGTAGACGCCGCCGTTGTACTCCTCGCACAGGGCGAAGTACAGCGGGGTGTCGAGGATGAGCTGGTGAACACCAAGGTCCACGGTGTAGCCGACGCCCATGTCGGTGCCGGGGTTCTCCATGGCGGTGATCAGATAGGCGATGCCCTGGCCGAGGACGCGTTCCGCCAGACTACGCACCGCGACGCTGTCGCGGAGCAGGAGCCGCACCTCTCGTTCCCACAGGTCGGGCACACCGACGTCCGTGACGAGTTGGGGCACGCGCTCCCCCACCTGGTTGAGGATGAGGCGCGGATCACGGGTCCGCGTCCGGACTGCTGTGCTCATAGTGCGGTCTCCTCCTGTTTGGGAAGGTTGCTGCACTTGCCGACCCTCTCGGGCGTGACCGATCGCGGCCACGACCGGGGTGGGACTTCACTCCGCGCGCACGACCATCTCAAAACTGGTCCGGATGCGGCGGAAGCCTCTGTGGTTGCTGCGGCCTGTGTGCTCCATGCACGCCAGGTCGACGGCCTTGGAGTCAATGGACGGCGTGGCGGACCAGCCGCAGTGCAGGCACTCGGCCTCGTGGGTCACGTCGGTGTCGGGGTGTTCGACGATCTTGTGGATCACATGGCGATACGTCGTTCTGGCATTCACGGCAGCCACCGTCGGCGCTCGTTCAGCTCTTGCGCCTTCGCCCGCAGCTCCTCCAAGGTGCCGGCGGGCCGAACGTCGCTCGGGGCCGCTTCCCACTCCCTGCCGCCATGCGGCGGTCTCAGGAAGATCCGCCCGGCGAGCTGCCCCATGACCGTGCCCACACGGTCCCGCTTGATGTCCAGTACAAGCGATCCCACTTCGGGCGCGCTCACCGAACCACTCCGCCTACGGGCGCTTCGCACCCGGCGAGGATCACAGCGGCCAAGCGCTCCGCGGTCTCCGGGTTCACCCTGCCGAGGTGGGTCAGCTCGGGCATGGCGGCGTCTCGGCGGAGGGACGGGATCACGATCCCCGCCCGGTCGAGAGCGGACCGCAAGGAGGCGAACGCCTCGGCGGTCCGCTCTTCCCGCGTCTGCCGCCGCTTCACCGAGACCCTCTTGCTGTGCTGCGTGACCATGCCGACCCCTCGTCGCCGCTTACGCGTCGCCCTGTTCGTGGAGCGACGCTAGGAGCGGCGGGGCCCCGGCCTCAACGAAGTTCTATGAAATTCCACGCTGGTCACCCCAACGCGTCAATCGCAGCAGTGATCAGTGACCGCGCCTCCGCCCCGTGGACGGCGAGCCGGGCGTACTCGCCGAACGCCTTCAGGTACTGGCGCACCTCGGATGGAGCGGTGACGTTCACCTGAGCCGTCAGGAGTTCGACCTGGGCCTGCTCCTCGTCGTACACGCTGAACGTCTCGATCATCCACATCCGTCGCTCGGCGGAGAAGGGGATCACTCCCAGCGAGACGGACGGGAACGCCATCACGGACAGCAGGTAGCCGAGTTGCCCGGCCATCGTCGCCGCGTCGCCCACGCGGTGCCGCAGCACCGCCTCCTCGACGAGAAGCGCGAAGCGGTGATTCCCCTCGCGTATCACGTGGGAACGCGCCAGACGGGCGGCCACGGCTGCGGAAACGTCGTCCGGCGTCTCGCGGAACTCGGTGATGGACGACAGCAACGCGCGGGCGTACTCCTCCGTCTGAAGCAGGCCGGGGACGACGTTGGAACAGTAGATCCGGAACACCTGGGTCCGCTCGAAGAGCGGGACGTAGGACTCCTGGAGCCTGCGCAGCCCGGTGCGCTGCAAGCGCCGCCATTCGACGTAGGCGTTGTTCGCGTTCCGTGATGCCGCGATGATGTCCGCGGCTTGGTCTTCCGCACCGCAGGCCCGGCACCAGGCGCGGATGTCGTCGTCACTGGGCGGGGTGGTCGCGTTCTCAAGGCGCGAGACCTTGGACGCGTACCACCCCGTCCGCTCCGCGACGTCCCTGGCGTACAGCCCGGCATCCCGGCGGATCTCGCGCAGACGGTCGGCGACGGCTTTGCGTGCGGCCTCGACGCTTGAAGAGGGAGAAACGGGCATGCGCGCTGGGGTCGTCAGATCCGGTAGTCCTCGTGGGGTGTCGCCCTCTCCCACACGGCTTCGAAGGCGTCCGTGCAGAGCTTCGCGACGCTCGGTTCGTCGGTCACCTCGTCGTCGAGATAGGCGCCCTCGCCCGAGAAGTATCCGAAGCGGACCAACCGCTCGTCGAAAACCCAGAAGTCGTTACCCGGCAGCGCGAGGTCCGACGCCTTCCGGCGAGGGAGCCAACGGATCGACTCCCCTGCCGTGACATTGGTGAAGGTGCCGTCGTACAGGTACTTGGTGTACTCGCTCACCGGCTCCGAGACAACCCGGGCACGACGGATCACGACGCCCCTGTCCACGGCGGCCGACACCATGTCGAGCCAAGGCCGCCACCAGGACGCGCGGTCCTCCGGGTCATGCCGGTGACCGGCCCTCCACGCCGCGACGCGCGGGGCTTCGTCAGGGTCGTCGTAGAAGTCCCGCATCTCAAGATGGACCGCCGACCGCTTGCAGCCGGCCAACAGCTCATCGAACGGCGGCGCGCTCCGCCACATCACATGCCTCCCGAATCGCGGCCACGATGCTGAACGGCAACCGAACGATCCCCTCGTAGTCAGGGATAGGGCCCGATTTCAGGCACTCGTCCTGCGTCTTCTCGTCGGCCTTCCGGCCTTGGAACACGAGTTCCCGTGACTCCTCGTCCACCCACACCGTGGGACAGTTCGCCCCATCCGTCTCAGGGTCCTTCGAGATGAACCGTAGCGCCATGACTGCCTCAGACGAGTGGCGAGTTCTACAACCTTCCGCGACTTTCACCCTCGGGCAGACGTGCGTCAAGGGTGCCTCGTCGGGAGTGCCCGAGCGACGGGTCCAGTACGAGGCAAAAGTGCAGTTTCCCCAGCGGCGGCAAGGCCGAAGCCAGGGAAAAGGGGCGGCCTCGGGATCGCACAGAAACCGAGCTGCTGTCACGCCCCGGTCAGGGAGAATCATGATCGGGGAGCCACCCCCTGGGTTGGTCACGATCACAACGACGCGACGTCGACTCATCGCAGCTCGCGCATGAGAAGCGAGCAACGACGTTGAAGCAGCGGCGAACGCGACGATCCGCACCAGCAGGAGCGGCAGCACATCGGCCCTGCCCACCGAGGGCACATCTCAACGGGCACCAGGCCCAGGCAACACCCGGGCACGCTCGCGCACTGCACGGTTCGACAACACGACGAACAGCACAACGGCAGCACCGGGCACCCCCCTCCACACCCACCGGCCACGCGCTCCGCGCGGGCCACGTACCCACCGAGGGGTTGCGGCCCGGGGCCTCTCCCGGAAGCACCCGGGGGGGTTTCGCGCAGACCCAGGGGGGCCTACGGCACCAATGCAGTTGCTTTTGTCCTGGCCCTGGGTCTGTTCGCCCGGGAGGTACTGCGCGTGCCGACCAGTGGCATATGAGGGCACCTGCAACAACGGTGCTCCCGGTCACGTACAAGCCGTGATGGGGAGCACCGCTCACTCAGCCCGCGATCAGAAGGGTTTCTTCATGAAGTCGAACTTGAAGTCGAGGCTGAACAGATCATCGTCGTCGACGGTATAGGCGCGGACGTTCACGGTGAACTTGGCCTGCGGGGTCTCCCTGGGAAGATCCATGCCGAACGTCAGCTCCACGTTGCCGGGCATGATGGGCTCTCCACCGAGGGCCGGATCGGCAGTCAGGCTCCAGTCGGACGTGTCCCCCCTCAGCTTCTCGAACAGGTCATACCGCTTCGTGGACAGCTTGACCAGGCCCAGCTTGACCACGACGTCGATGTAGGCGCCATCAACGATCTCCTCCTGGGCGGCCGCCTTGACGGTGGCCTTCAAAGACGTGCCCGGCATCGGAGGATCCGGAGTGACCCGGATGCTCTCGATCAGCAGCGGATCCGACGCCAAGCCTGCATCTGTGTAACTCCAACCAGCCATGCGCGAAGCGTATCGGCATGACGCCGCCCAGTGATGAACATTCGCGACGGAACACGGCTATCACCCAACGGTTGGTTCGCCGCTTGTTAACAGCACCCCCCATAGGGCAACCGCATTGGGCCTACAGCGCCCCAGGGTGGGGCCTGCGACTGCGGGGTACCTCGCGGGCTTCGCGGGCCCGCTTCCGGCCGGCCGCCGCTTCCTGCGCCGTCTTACGAGCGTGGTGCCAGTGGCACAGCGACCACAGCGCCTCGGGCCGGTGGTCGTGTGGGTCGAAGCGATGGTCCACCTCGGTGGCCTCCTCGAAGCACGGCAGACCGGTGTCGTACCGGACCCACTGGCACAGGTGCGCGTCCCGCAGGAGGACGGCGGCGCGTAGCTGCGGCCAGTTACGCGGGAGCTGGGCACGGCGGGTGCTGGTGGACCAGTTGCCGCTCACCAGGCACCGCCGCGGGCCCCACGTAACCCAGGCAGCCCATCGGCGTTGACACCATATGAACAACGTCAGGCGCACACTCGCCGCCCTCGCCCTCGCGGGGGCCGTCCTGCCCTTCACCGGCACAGCTCACGCGGACGAAAACCCCGTGACGACCGTCACCGGGGGCATCCTCGGGCTGGGCGACAGCGGCGGCCAGAACCGCGACGAGTCTTCCAACCAGGCTCTCCACGTCATCGGAGATTCGTTGATGAACGGCCTGGGCAACACCTTTACCCCAGTTACAAGTATCGGGGGCATCAGCGGAGTTGGTTCCCACCTCGTCTGACACCCTCACCTCGCGGCGGAGGCCGGCACAGCGCGCCGCACAGCATGTACAGCGCCCCGCCCGGGGTCGAACCGTGGGAGGAGAGTCACCACGGGACCGCGCCAGGCGGGGCGGGTTGCAGGGCCGCGCTACGGGGCGTCGCTCCGTCTTCTGCGCACGCACGCGCGTGGCGCTCTCGGTCCTGCAACCTGATGCAGTTCGGGTTGGCACAACAGCGAAGCGGCCGGCGCAATCGTCCCGCAGGGCCGCGCCGGACACCAAGTCCAGCAAAAAGGGTGCTGTCCGTTCCTTCTTCCCCTATACACACATAAGGAAAGAAGGTACGCACAGCGCATTTCCCGCTGCCTTCTGACACCGAACGTCACCGGACAGCCACAGGCCGCCAACGAGCTTACGGTGTGCGCCCGTCCCGAAGCGCAGTGAAGCCACTGAAAGGCGCGGCCCCTCTCCGCTACAGAAGTGTCACGCCAGTGCACATGAGCGGTGCTCCACCGCCGCCGGGATCACCTTGCCCTCCGCGTCCACTGTGGTCTTGCCGCCCGCATTGATGACGGTGTTCAGCTCACGGGCGACCCGCTCCTCCACGGAGTCCGCGATGGCCTGGGCCTGCGGGATGGTGACCTAAGCCATGTAAGGCTCGATGTTGAGAGTGGAGTCCTGGGTGTCGACGTTCACGCCGTGCGTCGCATGGGTGTCGATCTTCACCGGGACGACCTTCTCGTCCAGGTTCTCCGGCACCAGGTCAACACCCCGGGCCCTGTTGCTGGCCGTGAACTTCGACGGCTTGCGCACATTTACGATGTGGCCCACACCGGCTACAAAATCGCGTTCAACATCGCGGTACACCAGAGCGGGGAGGATGATTTCCGCACGGAGTCCCGCCAGTGCAACGGCAGCGATCTTATCGGTCACGGCAATCTTGTTGCCGCCGTCAGTCACACTCAAGTGATAAGGCTCTTTCAGTGGTTGTTCGTCATGCCAGCGCGGACTCGATCAGTCACGATCTCGATCGCAACATCCCTAGCGAACCTGATCGTTTCGCGCTCCCCAGGCAGCTCGGCCCGGCGGATCTCGGCAGTAATCAAAGCGGGGCGGCTCTCGTCGTCCGCGTTGCACAGAAGGGATTCGAAGGGGATACGGAGGGCGTGCGCCAGGGTCACGAAGGATGTGAGGGAAGGGAGACGCTCACCGTTCTCCCAGCGGTAGACACGGGCACTGTCGACGCCCATACGAGCAGCGAGCTGTGGAACGGTCAGCCCCAGCTTGATCCGTCGTGCGCGAGCCTTGACGGGGTCGTACATGCGGGGTTCCTCTCGATATGTCAGAAGGCAGTCGCCCGACCAAAAGAAAGACCCCGCCTTGTCTCTTGCCGCCCAAGAAACGAGGGCGCGGACTAAAGGCGGGGCCTTCTGTACTGATTAAGTTCGGGTGGGGTACACGAGCGGGAATCAGCGGCAGCGCGTTCGGCCGCAGTCTCAGGCGGCCGCGGTGAGCCCCTGAGTCGGCGTCTCGACCCAATCGAAGACCAGCCGATCGTGGATCGGTGTCTTGTCCCCCTGCCCCTTCGAGGGCTTGAGCGTCACGCTGTTGAGTGCGCATCGCAGCAACATGCGCTTGTCGACGAGAGTCGCGCCGTCGAACATCTCGGCCAGCAGTTCGCCGTCCAGCAGCGGACCGAGGTCCGTCTGGCGGTGCAGTTCCGCCAGCTCGGCGCGCATGGCGCTGATCTGGTCGTTGAGGGCCGCCGAGAGTTGCTCGTATCGCGCGGGCTTCATGCGCCCATGCACGTAGTACGCATCGTCCAGTTCCGACGACCGCCGCTCGGCATCGTCCAGAGCGGCGGAGACCTCTCGCCGTCGCGCGCCCCGCTCCGGATCCTGGTATTCCAGCCATCGTCGGGCGATCTCGTGCAGGACCGGATCGTCGTGTTCCATGGCCGACACCCGGGCGACCCAGACCCCGGATACCGCCTCGTCCACTCGGCCGGCCTTCGTGCGTACCCCGGCGCATGCCGCCGCACCGCCTTCCATGCGCGTCCGACAGCGGTACGACTCGCCGCCCGAGACCAAGCCCACCTTGCAGTGCGGGCACAGCATGATGCCGGTCAGCATCTTGCCGGGCTGCTTGGCTCCGTGGCTTCCCTTGATGCCTCGCACTGTCCGGGACGCGAACTGCGCGCGGATCGCGTACCTCTCGCCGAGGGAGACCACGCCCGTGCCGCAGTGGACAGGGTGCCCGTCGGCTCCGATCAACGGGTCCGCCTTCCAGCCCCACTTGTCGATTGGATTCCCGTACTCGTCCGTGTGCCGTTCGCGGTGTGGCACCAGGCCCGCCCACAGCGGTGACTGGGCCATGCGGGAGATCGCGTTCGCGGACCAGTGCCGACCTGTACGGGTGGTCGCCCCGTCTGCGGTCAGAACGTGAGCGATCCTCGTACTCGCCTCGCCCCGCAACAGCGCCTCGGCGATCCGCCGGGCGGTCGGGTACTCGTCCGGATTCGGACCGACCTTGCCGTCACCAAGGTGCATCACGCCGTAAGGGGGCCTGCCGCCCGGAGCGCGCCCGATGATGCGGTGCTCGTCCAGCCCTGTCTGGACACGCAGCGCGATGTCCTTCGCTTCGTCCCGGGCCCTCTCGGAGAGGAACGCGAAGATCATGCGCCCTCCCTTGCTGGAGTCCAATGACTCGATCACCGAGACAAGGCGGGCGCGCCGTTTCTCCAGCTCGTCCAGGAGGGAGCCGACCGCGCCCATGCCCCGCCGGTCGAGCCGGTCCGTCTTCCAACGGCGAGCGTTTTGGAGAGGCCCGCCAGAACCGCTTCCTTCGCCTTCTCGAACTCGTCCCGGCGGACGTGCGCCTTGCTTGCGCTGCGCTGCTCGAACCACACATGCCGGATGCCCAGCCCTTCGGACCGGGCCCAGCGCACCACGTCCCGCAGGTGGGCCCGGAGCGTGGCCAGATCTTCCCGCTTCTTGGAACGGCGGATGTATACGTCGACGAGGTCGGCCGGAGCGCCCTCAGCAGGGCGGTCCAACCCCAGGGCGGCCAGTTCGTCCTCGGAGAAGCCCAGGGCCTTGAGAGCCCCCGAGTCTTCGCGTCTCATGTTTCTCAGCCTCTGCCGTGCGCGACGTCTTCGCACAGCAGAGGGCACCTAGGGAGTTAACCCACCGCCCTCCGGCGATCGAGATTCCCCGGCTGTCCGCGGGCGAGGGCCTCCGCTAACGTCGTTCCATGATCCAGACGACACGGGCCGCCCGTCCCGAGGACGCGGCCGAGATAGTGCGGCTGCGCCGCCTGATGTTCGCCGCCATGGACGGGCGGGACTCCCCCGGCGCGTGGGAGGCCACTGCCGAGGGGATCGTGCGGGAGCGGTTGTCGGTCCCGTCGCCGCGGCTGGGGGCGTTCGTCGTGGACGGGGATCCGGTCGACGGCACAGGCGGCGCGCCGCACCTCGCCGCGTGCGCCGTCGGGACGGTCGAGCAGCGGCTGCCGGCGCCCGGGCATCCCACCGGGCGGTTCGGGTTCGTCTTCTCCGTCTGTACGGACGACCGGTACCGGGGGCGCGGGTTCGGGCGGGCGACGACGGAGGCGCTGCTCGGCTGGTTCGCCGCGCAGGGCGTCACGCGCGTGGACCTGCACGCGACGGAGGACGCCGAACGGCTGTACCGCTCCCTGGGGTTCGCCGAGCACTCGACGGCGCTCTCCCTCGACGTCTCGCGCCCGCCCGTCCCCCGTTCCGGTCACTGAGAGCGGCACGGAGAGCGGCTCAGCCGGCCGCCACCGCCAGCCCCTCCAGCACCGTCGCCCCCGGGAGTCCGGCGAGGGCGGCCCCGGGGGCGATGAGCTTGCCGCGCCGGCTGCCGCTGCCGATGAGGACGTACGGGGACGCGACGACCGCCGCGTCGATCAACAGCGGCCAGTCGGCGGGCAGTCCGATCGGCGTGATGCCGCCGTACTCCATGCCCGTGGCCTCCAGGGCGGCGTCCATGGGCGCGAAGGACGCCTTGCGCGCCCCGAGGTGCCGCCGGACGGTGCCGTTGACGTCGACGCGCGTGTGGCCGAGGACGACGCAGGCGGCCAGGCTGCTGGCCCCGCCGCGTTTGGCCGCGACGACGACGCAGTTGGCGGACTGCTCCATCAGCCAGGGTCCGTAGTGCTCCACCAGCACGGCCGTGTCGGCTACTTCGGGTGCCGTGTCCACGTGCAGCACCTGGTCGGCGGTGCCGGGGCCGGGCCAGGCGCGGAGGGCGGCGGCGACGGGCGGTACCAGCAGGTCCAGCCGCTCGGGCGCGGGCCGGACGTCGTCGAACGCGTCCATGGGGGTCCGTTGGGTGATCATGCCGGGCACGTTAACAGCCGTCGCCGGCACGGCGGGCGGGGTCCCGGTGCGCATCCTTCCGGGCCACCGGCGGCACCGCCACCACCATCGTCATCGTGACGGGCTCCGTACCGTCGTTGCGGTACGTGTGCCGGACGTCGGCCTCGAACGCCGCCGCCGTTCCGGCGGGGACGGTGTGCTGCTCCCCGTCGACGACGAGCGTGAGCACCCCGGCGGTCACGCGGAGCAGTTCGACGGTGCCGGCGGGGTGCGGGTCGGAGGCGCTCTCGTCGCCGGGTTCGACCCGCCAGTCCCACATCTCCAGCGGCCCGGGGCTCTCGGCGCCGATCAGCAGGGACGTGTGGCTGCCGGCCCCGGTGGACC is a window from the Streptomyces mobaraensis genome containing:
- a CDS encoding DUF7848 domain-containing protein; its protein translation is MNARTTYRHVIHKIVEHPDTDVTHEAECLHCGWSATPSIDSKAVDLACMEHTGRSNHRGFRRIRTSFEMVVRAE
- a CDS encoding helix-turn-helix domain-containing protein; this translates as MPVSPSSSVEAARKAVADRLREIRRDAGLYARDVAERTGWYASKVSRLENATTPPSDDDIRAWCRACGAEDQAADIIAASRNANNAYVEWRRLQRTGLRRLQESYVPLFERTQVFRIYCSNVVPGLLQTEEYARALLSSITEFRETPDDVSAAVAARLARSHVIREGNHRFALLVEEAVLRHRVGDAATMAGQLGYLLSVMAFPSVSLGVIPFSAERRMWMIETFSVYDEEQAQVELLTAQVNVTAPSEVRQYLKAFGEYARLAVHGAEARSLITAAIDALG
- a CDS encoding DUF6879 family protein, which encodes MWRSAPPFDELLAGCKRSAVHLEMRDFYDDPDEAPRVAAWRAGHRHDPEDRASWWRPWLDMVSAAVDRGVVIRRARVVSEPVSEYTKYLYDGTFTNVTAGESIRWLPRRKASDLALPGNDFWVFDERLVRFGYFSGEGAYLDDEVTDEPSVAKLCTDAFEAVWERATPHEDYRI
- a CDS encoding ML domain-containing protein, with the translated sequence MAGWSYTDAGLASDPLLIESIRVTPDPPMPGTSLKATVKAAAQEEIVDGAYIDVVVKLGLVKLSTKRYDLFEKLRGDTSDWSLTADPALGGEPIMPGNVELTFGMDLPRETPQAKFTVNVRAYTVDDDDLFSLDFKFDFMKKPF
- a CDS encoding HNH endonuclease, with protein sequence MSGNWSTSTRRAQLPRNWPQLRAAVLLRDAHLCQWVRYDTGLPCFEEATEVDHRFDPHDHRPEALWSLCHWHHARKTAQEAAAGRKRAREAREVPRSRRPHPGAL
- a CDS encoding helix-turn-helix domain-containing protein — translated: MYDPVKARARRIKLGLTVPQLAARMGVDSARVYRWENGERLPSLTSFVTLAHALRIPFESLLCNADDESRPALITAEIRRAELPGERETIRFARDVAIEIVTDRVRAGMTNNH
- a CDS encoding recombinase family protein, with amino-acid sequence MIFAFLSERARDEAKDIALRVQTGLDEHRIIGRAPGGRPPYGVMHLGDGKVGPNPDEYPTARRIAEALLRGEASTRIAHVLTADGATTRTGRHWSANAISRMAQSPLWAGLVPHRERHTDEYGNPIDKWGWKADPLIGADGHPVHCGTGVVSLGERYAIRAQFASRTVRGIKGSHGAKQPGKMLTGIMLCPHCKVGLVSGGESYRCRTRMEGGAAACAGVRTKAGRVDEAVSGVWVARVSAMEHDDPVLHEIARRWLEYQDPERGARRREVSAALDDAERRSSELDDAYYVHGRMKPARYEQLSAALNDQISAMRAELAELHRQTDLGPLLDGELLAEMFDGATLVDKRMLLRCALNSVTLKPSKGQGDKTPIHDRLVFDWVETPTQGLTAAA
- a CDS encoding recombinase family protein, translated to MRREDSGALKALGFSEDELAALGLDRPAEGAPADLVDVYIRRSKKREDLATLRAHLRDVVRWARSEGLGIRHVWFEQRSASKAHVRRDEFEKAKEAVLAGLSKTLAVGRRTGSTGGAWARSAPSWTSWRNGAPALSR
- a CDS encoding GNAT family N-acetyltransferase encodes the protein MIQTTRAARPEDAAEIVRLRRLMFAAMDGRDSPGAWEATAEGIVRERLSVPSPRLGAFVVDGDPVDGTGGAPHLAACAVGTVEQRLPAPGHPTGRFGFVFSVCTDDRYRGRGFGRATTEALLGWFAAQGVTRVDLHATEDAERLYRSLGFAEHSTALSLDVSRPPVPRSGH
- a CDS encoding YbaK/EbsC family protein, coding for MDAFDDVRPAPERLDLLVPPVAAALRAWPGPGTADQVLHVDTAPEVADTAVLVEHYGPWLMEQSANCVVVAAKRGGASSLAACVVLGHTRVDVNGTVRRHLGARKASFAPMDAALEATGMEYGGITPIGLPADWPLLIDAAVVASPYVLIGSGSRRGKLIAPGAALAGLPGATVLEGLAVAAG
- a CDS encoding helix-turn-helix domain-containing protein, which gives rise to MTDLDQLTQSLARNLKHWRAERNFTLDALAARSGVSRGMIIQIEQARTNPSVGTTVKLADALGISITTLLDYEHGPRVRLVPEGEAVQMWSTGAGSHTSLLIGAESPGPLEMWDWRVEPGDESASDPHPAGTVELLRVTAGVLTLVVDGEQHTVPAGTAAAFEADVRHTYRNDGTEPVTMTMVVAVPPVARKDAHRDPARRAGDGC